Proteins from a genomic interval of Sporolactobacillus sp. Y61:
- a CDS encoding ABC transporter permease subunit: MGSGPLEIIFRVYLREGLADIIRVSVLTMISLIGLTAMAGAVGGGGLGNLAVSVGYQRFQNDVTFMAMIIILLLVFVIQFIGDIIARKVSHHA; the protein is encoded by the coding sequence ATGGGTTCCGGTCCGCTGGAAATTATTTTTCGAGTCTATTTAAGGGAAGGACTGGCTGATATTATCCGAGTGTCTGTATTGACGATGATCAGCCTGATCGGCTTAACGGCAATGGCCGGTGCCGTTGGAGGCGGTGGTCTCGGTAACCTCGCCGTCAGTGTCGGCTACCAGCGTTTCCAAAACGATGTGACATTTATGGCGATGATCATCATCCTTCTCTTGGTTTTCGTTATTCAGTTCATCGGTGATATCATTGCCCGTAAGGTAAGTCACCACGCATGA
- a CDS encoding HAMP domain-containing sensor histidine kinase, translating to MKINRIALELGAAVMALMIVILVFSGFAVDRLFMNFYDTQMKEDTQQIAAHFTTMAESGEATTQSMIRTFAEFSDVEVLWVNDRGKIVTFPGEEENLSLIKAQDTRRLLEGHAESFLRSDARGKFYIVGRPVQKGGATHSAIYVMASTKNMEASLQQLRNLLLLSGLGAFLLALGLIVIMSKLFSRPLLKMQQMTDKMAKGNWDTRLQVKGRDEIGKLGRSINDLAASLQRYRDSRRAFFSNISHELRTPVTYLQGYAKVLNDGLVDSEREKKQYLSIIYQESVRLEHLIHDLFDLAKMEEGRITLSLEPLDLKEMAKTAMQKVRLKAEKKQLSLQLELQDHVPPVYGDRQRMEQVLLNLLENAIRYTERGHVSVQLTDEKEATVLSVSDTGIGIPEHELPYLFDRFYRVEKSRARKYGGTGLGLSIVKKYVEMQGGTVDVKSQKGTGTTFILRFPHKK from the coding sequence ATGAAAATCAATCGGATCGCTCTTGAACTGGGTGCGGCAGTGATGGCGTTGATGATTGTGATTCTGGTATTTTCAGGTTTTGCCGTTGATCGATTATTTATGAATTTTTACGATACGCAGATGAAAGAAGATACGCAGCAAATCGCCGCTCATTTTACTACGATGGCTGAGTCCGGTGAAGCCACCACTCAATCGATGATTCGTACCTTTGCCGAGTTTTCGGATGTAGAAGTTTTATGGGTAAACGACCGGGGAAAAATCGTGACATTTCCTGGTGAAGAAGAAAATCTGTCTTTAATAAAAGCGCAGGATACCCGCCGCCTGCTGGAGGGCCACGCTGAGTCTTTTTTGAGAAGCGATGCCCGTGGAAAGTTTTATATTGTTGGCAGGCCCGTTCAAAAGGGAGGGGCAACACATTCGGCCATCTATGTGATGGCTTCAACGAAAAACATGGAAGCGTCTCTGCAGCAACTGCGAAATCTGCTGCTGCTTTCCGGATTAGGGGCCTTTCTCCTTGCCCTTGGTCTGATTGTGATCATGAGCAAATTATTTTCCCGCCCGCTGCTGAAAATGCAGCAAATGACTGATAAAATGGCAAAGGGAAACTGGGATACCCGCCTTCAGGTGAAGGGCCGGGACGAAATCGGCAAGCTCGGACGTTCCATTAATGATCTGGCGGCGAGTCTGCAAAGATATCGGGACTCGCGGCGCGCTTTTTTCTCAAATATTTCCCATGAACTTCGCACGCCGGTGACTTATCTGCAAGGCTATGCCAAAGTGCTGAACGATGGCCTGGTGGATTCTGAAAGGGAGAAAAAGCAGTATCTTTCGATCATTTATCAGGAATCCGTCCGGCTGGAACATTTAATCCATGATCTGTTTGACCTTGCAAAGATGGAAGAGGGACGGATCACGCTCTCCCTGGAACCGCTCGATCTCAAAGAAATGGCGAAAACAGCTATGCAGAAGGTCCGACTCAAGGCAGAAAAAAAGCAATTAAGTCTGCAATTGGAGCTGCAAGATCATGTGCCGCCTGTTTATGGGGATCGTCAGCGCATGGAACAGGTGCTGCTGAACCTGCTTGAAAATGCGATCCGTTATACGGAAAGGGGACATGTTTCTGTTCAGCTGACTGATGAGAAGGAAGCGACCGTTTTATCTGTATCGGACACCGGAATCGGGATCCCTGAGCATGAGCTGCCGTATCTTTTTGACCGCTTTTATCGTGTGGAGAAGTCAAGAGCACGGAAATATGGCGGGACTGGTCTCGGCCTGTCCATTGTCAAGAAGTATGTTGAGATGCAGGGCGGCACAGTCGATGTGAAGAGTCAAAAAGGAACAGGGACAACTTTTATTCTGCGTTTTCCTCATAAAAAGTAG
- a CDS encoding cation transporter: MAKTTLNVKGMMGDHCKRLVTKTLKDLNGVSAAEVDLPSGQAAVEYDDTKVRFNDMKEAVEKQGYDVVGHN, from the coding sequence ATGGCAAAAACAACATTGAATGTCAAAGGTATGATGGGTGACCACTGCAAACGCCTGGTGACGAAGACACTGAAAGACCTGAATGGCGTTTCAGCGGCTGAAGTGGATTTGCCCTCAGGTCAGGCGGCCGTTGAGTATGACGACACGAAAGTCCGGTTTAACGACATGAAGGAAGCTGTCGAAAAGCAGGGCTACGATGTAGTCGGTCATAATTAA
- a CDS encoding SHOCT domain-containing protein, with the protein MMGWNNGMMNGFGIGMGFIGWLLQLALFIALIYLAVVLVKKVNHHHSGNSDHAESILRERFARGEITEEEYEKMKRILHES; encoded by the coding sequence ATGATGGGATGGAACAATGGAATGATGAATGGATTCGGCATTGGAATGGGCTTTATCGGATGGCTTTTACAGCTCGCGCTCTTTATCGCCCTGATTTATCTGGCAGTTGTCCTGGTTAAAAAAGTGAATCACCATCATTCAGGCAACAGCGATCATGCCGAATCGATTTTAAGGGAACGGTTTGCCCGCGGTGAAATTACCGAAGAGGAATACGAGAAAATGAAAAGAATTTTGCACGAATCCTAA
- a CDS encoding heavy metal translocating P-type ATPase, whose product MSSKAIQIGITGMTCASCSARIEKSLNRMDGVQANVNLALEKAKVTLDEEKTKPADIVQKIEKLGYGVRTKRLDADIMGMTCASCAARIEKGLNRMAGVVSAQVNLATESGMVIFQPGIVDPDAIYNRVKKLGYQAVPKKEQTEDTKERELRKKLQKLILSAVLSLPLLYTMLAHLPFQTGLPMPDLLMNPWFQLVVAGIVQFYIGGQFYISGTKALINKSANMDVLVALGTSAAWFYSAFETFRFQFGGLTNPDLYFETSAILITLVLLGKYFESRAKRRTTAAITELMGLSAKEATVIENGQERKVPIDQVAVGDVLRIKPGEKVPVDGIVTDGESSVDESMITGESIPVEKGRDDKVIGATVNANGTLTMRAEKVGKDTALASIVKIVEEAQGSKAPIQRLADSISGIFVPIVIGIALLAFLVWILFVTPGQFAPALVAAISVLVIACPCALGLATPTSIMVGTGKGAEHGILFKGGEYLETTHNLQAILLDKTGTITKGKPEVTDVIPLNGSDQNELVSLAASAESASEHPLAQAIVAFGKQSHPALSSPDKFKAVAGYGIKAVVSGKEVAIGTRRLMKEEGIAYADSEQQMKQLESEGKTAMFVASDGRLQGIVAVADAIKSSSKQAIEKLKAHGLAVYMITGDNERTAQAIARQAGIDHVFSEVLPEEKAAKVKVLQNKGLKVAMVGDGINDAPALATADIGMAIGTGTDVAIEAADITLVGGDLLHIPKAIDLSRKTMRNIRQNLFWALFYNSVGIPVAAFGLLAPWVAGAAMAFSSVSVVANSLRLKRVKI is encoded by the coding sequence ATGAGTTCAAAGGCGATACAAATCGGGATTACAGGAATGACCTGCGCCTCCTGTTCTGCAAGAATTGAAAAATCGCTTAACAGGATGGACGGTGTTCAGGCGAATGTTAATCTTGCACTGGAAAAGGCAAAAGTAACTCTTGATGAAGAAAAGACAAAGCCGGCGGATATTGTCCAAAAAATAGAAAAGTTAGGTTATGGCGTACGAACGAAGAGGCTCGATGCCGATATTATGGGAATGACCTGTGCCTCCTGTGCCGCGCGTATCGAAAAGGGACTGAATCGGATGGCCGGCGTTGTATCCGCTCAGGTCAATCTGGCGACAGAGTCCGGGATGGTAATTTTTCAACCCGGGATTGTTGATCCTGATGCGATCTATAACCGCGTGAAAAAACTTGGTTACCAGGCTGTTCCCAAAAAAGAACAGACAGAGGACACCAAAGAGCGGGAGCTGAGAAAAAAGTTGCAGAAACTGATCCTGTCTGCTGTTCTCTCACTTCCGCTGCTCTACACCATGCTGGCCCATCTGCCGTTCCAGACAGGGCTTCCCATGCCGGATCTGTTGATGAATCCGTGGTTTCAGCTTGTTGTTGCCGGAATTGTCCAGTTCTATATCGGCGGGCAGTTCTACATCAGCGGGACAAAGGCTTTGATTAATAAAAGCGCCAATATGGATGTACTGGTTGCGCTTGGGACAAGTGCCGCCTGGTTTTACAGTGCATTTGAAACATTCCGCTTCCAGTTCGGCGGGCTTACCAATCCGGATCTTTATTTCGAGACGAGTGCCATTCTGATCACGCTTGTCCTCTTAGGCAAATATTTTGAGAGCCGGGCAAAGCGGAGAACCACTGCGGCGATCACGGAACTGATGGGACTTTCGGCGAAAGAGGCTACGGTCATTGAGAACGGTCAGGAACGAAAAGTGCCGATTGACCAGGTAGCTGTCGGGGACGTGCTTCGTATCAAACCCGGAGAGAAAGTACCGGTAGACGGTATCGTCACTGACGGCGAGTCATCGGTTGACGAGTCGATGATTACCGGCGAATCGATTCCCGTTGAAAAGGGAAGAGATGACAAAGTCATTGGTGCCACGGTGAATGCCAATGGGACACTGACGATGCGGGCCGAAAAAGTAGGTAAGGACACCGCACTGGCCTCGATTGTCAAAATCGTTGAGGAGGCGCAGGGATCCAAGGCACCAATCCAGCGGCTCGCCGACAGCATTTCGGGTATCTTTGTGCCGATCGTCATCGGCATCGCACTGCTGGCTTTCCTTGTCTGGATTCTGTTTGTCACACCAGGTCAGTTCGCTCCGGCACTCGTTGCGGCAATCAGTGTGCTGGTGATCGCCTGCCCATGCGCCCTGGGTCTGGCGACGCCGACGTCTATCATGGTCGGAACCGGCAAAGGAGCTGAGCATGGCATTCTCTTTAAGGGGGGTGAGTATCTCGAAACGACGCACAATCTGCAGGCGATACTGCTTGATAAGACCGGGACGATTACAAAAGGAAAACCGGAAGTGACAGATGTTATCCCGTTGAACGGTTCTGATCAAAATGAACTGGTGTCGCTTGCTGCTTCAGCTGAATCAGCAAGTGAACATCCCCTGGCACAGGCGATTGTCGCCTTCGGTAAACAAAGTCACCCGGCGCTTTCATCCCCCGACAAGTTTAAAGCAGTGGCTGGTTACGGTATTAAAGCCGTTGTCTCCGGAAAAGAGGTTGCGATCGGCACGCGGCGGTTGATGAAAGAGGAAGGTATTGCCTATGCGGATAGTGAGCAGCAAATGAAGCAGCTTGAATCAGAAGGGAAGACGGCGATGTTTGTCGCAAGTGACGGCAGGCTTCAGGGGATCGTCGCGGTTGCCGACGCCATTAAATCGTCTTCAAAGCAGGCCATTGAAAAATTGAAAGCCCATGGCCTTGCCGTCTATATGATTACGGGTGACAACGAGCGAACGGCGCAGGCTATTGCCAGGCAGGCGGGTATTGACCATGTGTTTTCCGAAGTTCTTCCTGAAGAAAAAGCAGCGAAAGTAAAGGTTCTTCAGAACAAAGGGTTGAAAGTGGCCATGGTCGGCGACGGCATCAATGATGCACCGGCGCTTGCTACGGCGGATATCGGCATGGCAATCGGTACCGGTACGGATGTTGCCATTGAGGCAGCCGACATCACCTTGGTCGGCGGCGATCTGCTTCATATTCCAAAAGCCATTGATTTGAGCCGGAAAACGATGCGAAACATTCGTCAGAACCTGTTCTGGGCACTGTTCTATAATTCGGTCGGCATTCCTGTAGCTGCATTCGGACTCCTTGCACCATGGGTTGCCGGTGCAGCCATGGCCTTTAGTTCTGTTTCTGTTGTTGCAAACAGTTTGCGCCTGAAACGTGTGAAAATCTGA
- a CDS encoding multicopper oxidase family protein has protein sequence MKKLLFAAVIGFALLIFTACSANTENGNEGTAQQEAGGETATLPSPPILKGPNITLVAKKGAQKLKNGVTVPVWTFNGTAPGPEIRVKKGQKVRVTLKNELPSPVSIHWHGYPVPNKMDGVPGVTQDAVAPGKSFTYSFVADRAGTYWYHSHQDSVNQVDRGLYGAFIVEDPEEKYDREYTLMLDEWVTDKSQIDRQIKSMTQGSGQKGSNDSGGMNHMPGMNMGDNGDMDMGDMDMGNMGMSGNMMKDNMSMYDLYTINGRSGNSVKPLDVKKGDHVRLRFINAGYLPHSIHIHGHRIRVIATDGQPINKPQTVKDQVIPIAPGERYDVSFIADNPGKWYIEDHGTAKGTDGMKAVIDYEGSKTTTDRSDADLSLPAISLDQYGASAKPTFTLNQKYDVNYTMDLNAGMDNNGMIYTINGKTFPNFDPIKVKKGDRVKVKLVNHDHMNNHPMHLHGHSFQILSKNGKPITGSPVYKDTLNMKPGETYEVAFLANNPGNWLFHCHDLHHAATGMITEVNYTDDSK, from the coding sequence ATGAAAAAATTGCTTTTCGCCGCCGTCATCGGGTTCGCCTTACTGATCTTCACGGCGTGTTCTGCGAATACAGAAAACGGCAATGAAGGAACGGCTCAGCAGGAAGCGGGCGGTGAAACGGCGACATTACCATCACCTCCAATACTAAAGGGACCAAATATCACGCTTGTTGCTAAAAAGGGGGCACAAAAGTTAAAGAACGGCGTCACCGTTCCGGTCTGGACATTTAATGGAACGGCTCCCGGCCCGGAAATTCGCGTGAAAAAAGGGCAGAAAGTGCGTGTCACGCTTAAAAATGAACTCCCCTCACCTGTTTCCATACACTGGCACGGTTATCCGGTCCCAAATAAAATGGACGGCGTTCCGGGCGTGACGCAGGACGCCGTTGCACCCGGAAAGAGCTTTACCTATTCGTTTGTCGCTGACAGAGCGGGAACCTACTGGTATCATTCACATCAGGACTCAGTAAACCAGGTGGATCGGGGATTATATGGCGCTTTTATTGTCGAAGATCCCGAAGAAAAATATGATAGGGAGTACACGCTGATGCTGGATGAATGGGTGACCGATAAAAGTCAGATCGACCGCCAGATTAAGTCTATGACTCAGGGAAGCGGCCAAAAAGGCAGTAATGACTCTGGAGGAATGAATCATATGCCCGGGATGAACATGGGAGACAATGGCGACATGGATATGGGCGACATGGATATGGGCAACATGGGCATGTCCGGAAATATGATGAAAGATAACATGAGCATGTATGACCTGTATACGATCAACGGAAGGAGCGGCAACTCAGTTAAACCACTGGACGTTAAAAAGGGCGATCATGTCCGGCTTCGTTTCATTAATGCCGGCTATCTCCCGCACAGTATTCATATCCATGGCCATCGCATCAGGGTTATCGCAACCGACGGGCAGCCGATTAACAAGCCTCAGACCGTTAAGGATCAGGTCATTCCCATAGCCCCTGGTGAACGCTATGATGTTTCCTTTATTGCCGACAATCCGGGAAAATGGTACATTGAAGATCATGGAACCGCCAAGGGTACGGACGGCATGAAAGCCGTTATTGACTATGAGGGAAGCAAAACAACAACCGATCGTTCTGATGCCGACTTGTCTTTGCCGGCAATCAGCCTCGACCAATACGGAGCAAGCGCAAAACCGACGTTCACTCTGAACCAGAAATATGATGTGAACTACACGATGGATTTGAACGCTGGCATGGACAACAACGGGATGATCTATACTATTAATGGAAAGACTTTTCCGAATTTCGATCCAATCAAAGTCAAAAAGGGGGACCGTGTAAAGGTTAAACTGGTCAATCATGATCATATGAATAATCATCCAATGCATCTGCATGGTCATTCTTTTCAGATCCTCAGTAAAAATGGCAAGCCGATAACCGGTTCACCTGTTTATAAAGATACTTTAAATATGAAGCCGGGAGAAACCTATGAAGTCGCCTTCCTGGCCAATAATCCCGGAAACTGGCTGTTTCACTGCCACGATCTTCATCATGCAGCGACCGGGATGATAACAGAAGTCAACTATACAGATGATAGTAAATAG
- a CDS encoding copper-translocating P-type ATPase: protein MREEDTMMEGHTHSEQRSDQKSSGEEQEYRSLMRKWWRAAIVSVPVILVSYPNLFGLGDLLPMGSEQLWWTRLVMGLLALYVVIRSGGQFFIGAWESIKQRSANMNTLIATGVSAAWLYSMIALFWPQIFPRPEMADVYYDVTTVVTALVVLGSALEVKARGRSSEAINKLIALQPQTANVVRNGKEVKIPLEEIKIGDQIIVRPGEKVAIDGIILSGGSAIDESMLTGESIPVEKKKGDEVFGGTLNKTGSFTLLVTKEQKDSALANIVEMVKQAQGSRIPVQKVVDKVSSIFTPGVIIAAILGYLVWFNFGPQPGWVYALVVAVTTLIIACPCALGMATPMSLTTGIGKGAENGILIRSGEALQIAQKLETIVMDKTGTITEGRPSLTDIIPLGSFSKVEVLLITASIEQGSEHPLASAIVEKAREEGLTVVQSTDFNAIPGHGVEGIVDRKKIYFGNLKLMKEKNIPLDGFQRYASSIADQGKTPMFLAIDGEPGGIVAVADTVKSDSISVIRELKAMGLEIVMITGDNERTAHAIARQVGIGRVLAEVLPQDKAENVRNLQKEDKKVAMVGDGINDAPALTQADVGIAIGTGTDVAIEASDITLISGSLKGVVSAIKVSRATMRNIYEGLFGAFIYNAIGIPVALGVLYPFTGILLSPLFAAAAMAFSSLTVVLNANRLKGLKLKFS, encoded by the coding sequence GTGAGAGAAGAAGACACGATGATGGAAGGTCATACACATTCAGAACAAAGGAGCGACCAGAAAAGTTCCGGTGAAGAACAGGAATATCGTTCTTTGATGAGAAAATGGTGGCGGGCAGCCATCGTATCCGTTCCTGTTATCTTAGTCTCTTATCCAAATTTATTTGGGCTGGGAGACCTGTTGCCAATGGGCAGTGAACAACTCTGGTGGACGCGGTTGGTCATGGGTTTGTTAGCTCTGTATGTTGTCATTCGAAGTGGCGGACAATTTTTTATCGGAGCATGGGAGAGCATAAAACAACGCTCCGCAAATATGAATACGTTGATCGCAACCGGTGTATCGGCAGCGTGGCTCTATTCAATGATTGCCCTGTTTTGGCCGCAAATTTTCCCCCGCCCGGAAATGGCCGATGTATATTACGATGTGACTACGGTTGTTACGGCACTGGTTGTGCTTGGATCGGCGTTAGAAGTCAAAGCGCGAGGGCGTTCGTCTGAGGCAATCAATAAGTTGATCGCTCTGCAGCCGCAGACAGCGAATGTTGTTCGGAACGGGAAGGAAGTCAAGATACCGCTTGAAGAAATAAAAATCGGCGATCAGATCATCGTCCGGCCGGGTGAAAAGGTTGCTATTGATGGGATCATTCTTTCCGGAGGGTCGGCGATTGATGAATCCATGCTGACCGGGGAATCCATCCCGGTTGAAAAGAAAAAGGGCGATGAAGTGTTCGGAGGAACACTGAATAAAACGGGAAGCTTCACACTTCTCGTGACCAAGGAACAAAAAGATTCGGCTCTGGCCAACATCGTCGAGATGGTTAAGCAAGCTCAGGGCTCCCGGATACCGGTTCAAAAAGTAGTCGATAAGGTCTCGTCTATCTTTACACCAGGGGTGATTATCGCAGCCATACTTGGTTATCTCGTCTGGTTTAATTTTGGGCCGCAGCCCGGATGGGTTTACGCCCTGGTCGTTGCCGTGACGACATTGATTATTGCCTGCCCATGTGCCTTGGGGATGGCCACTCCAATGTCACTCACGACAGGCATTGGGAAGGGAGCAGAAAATGGGATTTTAATTCGTTCAGGAGAAGCACTTCAGATTGCCCAAAAACTGGAAACCATTGTTATGGATAAAACCGGTACCATTACGGAGGGTAGGCCTTCCCTGACAGATATCATTCCATTAGGAAGTTTCTCTAAAGTAGAAGTTCTTTTGATTACCGCATCGATTGAACAAGGTTCAGAGCATCCACTGGCATCCGCTATAGTGGAAAAGGCAAGAGAAGAAGGGCTGACAGTTGTTCAAAGTACAGACTTCAATGCGATCCCGGGACATGGAGTCGAAGGAATTGTGGACAGGAAGAAAATCTATTTTGGCAACTTAAAATTGATGAAAGAAAAAAATATTCCGCTGGACGGTTTTCAACGTTATGCCTCATCTATTGCCGATCAAGGAAAAACGCCGATGTTTCTGGCAATTGATGGAGAACCTGGGGGAATTGTCGCAGTTGCAGACACGGTAAAGAGTGATTCGATATCCGTTATTCGTGAATTGAAAGCGATGGGCCTTGAAATCGTAATGATTACCGGGGACAATGAGCGGACGGCTCATGCGATTGCCAGACAGGTCGGTATTGGTCGAGTACTGGCAGAGGTGCTTCCGCAGGATAAAGCTGAGAATGTCCGAAATCTCCAGAAAGAGGACAAAAAGGTGGCCATGGTTGGTGATGGCATTAATGATGCACCTGCGCTTACTCAGGCGGATGTCGGTATTGCAATCGGAACCGGTACAGATGTCGCAATCGAAGCCAGCGATATTACTCTAATTTCGGGCAGTCTGAAAGGGGTCGTCAGTGCAATCAAAGTGAGCCGCGCAACGATGAGAAACATTTACGAAGGCTTATTTGGTGCCTTTATATACAACGCAATCGGCATTCCCGTTGCTTTAGGCGTCCTCTATCCCTTCACCGGAATCTTATTATCGCCGCTTTTCGCTGCGGCCGCGATGGCTTTCAGTTCTTTAACCGTTGTCCTTAATGCTAATCGTTTAAAGGGATTAAAATTAAAATTCAGTTAA
- a CDS encoding response regulator transcription factor, whose amino-acid sequence MIMKKLKILVIDDEWKMRNLLRIYLSKAGFDPVEAADGCEALVKMKNQSFDLVILDIMMPHMDGWEVCRSIREIRTVPILMLTALDETKDKVQGLELGADDYLTKPFDPEELIARVHALIRRASFVSPQQSEDHLLHFPGLTLDRDGRRIFVHDQPLDLTPKEFDLLMTLAENKGRVLSREQLIEKIWGYDFEGDARVVDIHVKNIREKLKRSGLAYHPIQTSWGVGYKFETEAGQS is encoded by the coding sequence ATGATCATGAAAAAGCTGAAAATCCTGGTCATTGATGACGAATGGAAGATGCGCAATCTGCTGCGCATCTATTTATCAAAAGCTGGATTTGATCCTGTTGAAGCCGCTGATGGTTGTGAAGCCCTTGTGAAAATGAAAAATCAATCTTTTGACCTGGTGATCCTTGACATCATGATGCCCCATATGGATGGCTGGGAAGTCTGTCGATCGATTCGGGAAATCCGGACGGTCCCCATTTTGATGCTGACTGCACTGGATGAGACAAAAGATAAGGTTCAGGGCCTTGAACTCGGGGCGGATGATTATCTGACCAAACCGTTTGATCCGGAAGAATTGATCGCCCGTGTCCATGCGCTTATTCGCCGTGCTTCTTTCGTTTCACCCCAACAATCGGAAGATCATCTGCTCCACTTTCCCGGGCTGACGCTTGACAGGGACGGACGGCGGATTTTTGTTCATGACCAGCCGCTTGATTTGACGCCTAAAGAATTCGACCTGTTGATGACACTGGCGGAAAATAAAGGGCGCGTCCTGTCCCGCGAGCAGTTAATCGAAAAAATATGGGGCTATGATTTTGAAGGAGATGCCCGAGTAGTCGATATACACGTCAAAAATATCAGAGAGAAGTTAAAAAGATCAGGCCTGGCCTATCATCCGATCCAGACAAGCTGGGGCGTCGGCTATAAATTTGAGACAGAGGCCGGACAATCATGA
- a CDS encoding cupredoxin domain-containing protein has protein sequence MDWIVTIGGLLLVGVIAWFFWGPKKGGSQAEINASGYQEAKILVKNGYNPSRIFVQSGKPVRFEFTRVETGACDGMVVFPDFEKSATLPAGEKVIVDLPPMKTGAYDFNCQMGMFKGKIIVKN, from the coding sequence TTGGATTGGATTGTTACGATCGGAGGATTGTTATTAGTGGGTGTCATAGCCTGGTTTTTCTGGGGACCGAAAAAAGGTGGGAGTCAGGCGGAAATCAATGCATCCGGATACCAGGAAGCAAAGATTCTTGTCAAGAATGGTTACAATCCTTCCCGAATTTTTGTACAGAGCGGGAAGCCAGTTCGATTTGAATTTACTCGAGTTGAGACCGGCGCATGCGACGGCATGGTGGTCTTTCCCGATTTTGAGAAAAGCGCAACGCTTCCTGCCGGCGAGAAAGTGATCGTCGATCTTCCTCCTATGAAAACAGGTGCCTATGATTTTAATTGCCAAATGGGCATGTTCAAGGGAAAGATTATTGTTAAAAACTGA
- a CDS encoding DUF2933 domain-containing protein, protein MNCCGNHDHQSHENHNQGNNNLDHHGTHNHNHSLMMAICFIIPIAVVVGLFLTGGVSGSANLLILAAVLICPLMHLFMMPGIMKKDKEHHH, encoded by the coding sequence ATGAATTGTTGCGGAAATCATGATCATCAGAGCCATGAAAATCACAACCAGGGAAATAACAATCTGGATCATCATGGAACGCATAATCACAACCATAGCTTGATGATGGCGATCTGCTTCATCATTCCCATCGCCGTGGTTGTCGGTTTATTCTTAACAGGCGGCGTTTCAGGATCCGCAAATCTGCTTATTCTCGCTGCAGTCCTCATTTGCCCATTGATGCATCTGTTCATGATGCCGGGAATAATGAAAAAAGATAAAGAGCACCATCATTAA
- a CDS encoding DUF2933 domain-containing protein: MDWSWLLLLACPLMMLPMMFMMKGDHSDADHSKHQKNSSELNELKEQNHLLREQLQQLKNKNE, encoded by the coding sequence ATGGATTGGTCATGGCTACTCTTACTTGCCTGCCCCCTGATGATGCTTCCCATGATGTTTATGATGAAGGGGGATCATTCAGACGCAGATCATTCGAAACACCAGAAAAATTCGTCTGAATTAAACGAACTGAAGGAACAGAATCACCTTTTACGCGAGCAACTGCAGCAACTCAAAAACAAAAATGAATAA
- a CDS encoding isoprenylcysteine carboxylmethyltransferase family protein: protein MPENEYAYGLWGAVLFNIIFFGLFALSVFKPTTKRDWRTLGAFTGFIVALFSEMFGFPLTIYILTSILGKNYPVLDPFNHINGHLWVALTGGSPVLFEILHPLSNVFIFGGLIIIWIGWRKIHSGHGKLVQDGIYRFVRHPQYTGFGLSILGFLIQWPTLITLIMAPTLLIMYRKLAKKEEQNMIQEFGKEYIDYMKRVPRFIPRIHLINFTKKEHT, encoded by the coding sequence TTGCCGGAGAATGAATACGCATATGGTCTATGGGGCGCTGTTCTGTTTAACATCATTTTCTTTGGACTATTTGCACTGTCTGTTTTTAAGCCGACAACGAAGCGGGACTGGCGAACCTTAGGGGCATTTACAGGATTTATAGTCGCGTTGTTCAGCGAGATGTTCGGTTTTCCTTTGACCATTTATATTCTGACATCGATTTTAGGTAAAAATTATCCGGTCCTTGATCCCTTCAATCATATAAATGGCCATCTCTGGGTGGCGCTAACGGGAGGATCTCCGGTATTGTTTGAAATTCTGCATCCATTAAGCAATGTGTTTATTTTTGGTGGGTTAATTATAATTTGGATTGGTTGGAGAAAAATACATTCTGGCCATGGAAAATTAGTCCAGGATGGAATTTATCGATTTGTCCGTCACCCTCAATACACTGGTTTTGGACTCAGTATCCTTGGCTTCCTGATACAGTGGCCCACATTGATTACGCTGATCATGGCACCAACATTATTAATTATGTACAGAAAACTGGCCAAAAAAGAGGAGCAAAATATGATACAGGAGTTTGGCAAAGAGTATATCGATTATATGAAGAGAGTACCCAGGTTCATTCCCCGGATTCATTTGATTAATTTTACAAAAAAAGAACACACGTAA